DNA from Streptomyces sp. NBC_01476:
ATCAGGGACCAGTACGCGACACCGGACTCACCGGCGCCGGTGGTGTCGTACTCGTCGGGCAGGCCCAGGTCGTGACCGTACTCGTGGGCGAAGACACCAAGGCCGCCGTTCTCCGGCTGCAGGGTGTAGTCGCCGATCCAGATGCCGGTGGTGCCGATCTGGGTGCCGCCGGCCTTGTTGTCCGCCGGGCCGGTCTTGCCCGCGTCGGTGCCGTAGGCGTACCAGCGGTGCGCCCACAGGGCGTCCTCGGCCTGCGCGCCGCCGCCCGCGGACTCGTCCTCGCCGGCGTGCACGATCTGGAAGTGGTCGATGTAACCGTCGGGCTCGTTGAAGTTGCCGTCGCCGTCGTAGTCGTAACGGTCCCACTGGTCGTACGCCGACAGGTCCGCCTTGATCTGCGCGTCGGTGCGGCCCTGCGCCTTCTGGTCGTTGACAAACGCGGTGGTGGCGTCGCGGATCAGGTCCCAGGCGGTGGAGCAGGTGCTGGAACCGCACCAGTTGGAGCCGTAACGGGCCTCGTTCCACGGCACCTTGACCCAGGCGGAGACCTCACCGTCGACCGAGTAGCGGCCCGAGGACTGCTTCTCGTAGTACTTCGCGAGGGATTCCTTCTTCGCGTCGTGCGAGAAGTAGAGGTCCTGGAAGTGCTGCTCGTTGTAATCGGCCTGCCAGGCGGTGCTGTTGTCGTTCTTCCGGTCCGGCTTGGCGATGGTGTTGTGCGCCGGGCCGGGGGTGCCGCCGAACTTGGTGACGGGCGGCTGGGGCCCGTCCGGGCCGTCCGGGTCGTAGGTGGTGGTGCTGTCCACCTGGTCGCCGAACTCGGCGAGAATCGTGAAGATCTTGTCGGTCTTCTCCCGGTCCAGCTCGACGTATTTGCTCTTCTTGCCCTTGCCGCCGCCGAGTTGGACCACCTTCGACGCGCCGCGCTGCTGGACCGTGGCATCGCCGGAGACGACCTGCTGAAGGGCGGCGGAGTGCTCCGCCGCCTGCTTCTCGCTGAACGGACCCGGCAGGTTGTGTGCCTGCTGCGCCTGGCTGGTCGCCGGGTCGGACGCCACCGCCGGGGTGGGCGACGCGGGCGTGGCCGCGTGCGCCCCGGCGGCGGTGACCGCGGGTACGCCCAGCACGGCTATCGCGAGAGCCAGGGCGGCGGGTTTGGTGATCCTCCGCTGTATTTTCAAGATCCTTGACCTCCCCTTGGGAAAGGCCATTGCATCGGAGTGGCGAAGGAAAAAACAGATCTTGACTTGGGCATGGCACGCCAGTACGTTTGCCGGTTTCCCCGCTCCGCTCAGCGGACACACAGACAACAGCACTGCCACGGACCGCTGTTGCTCGGTCACGCGTGCGACCCCCGTGCGCCCCCGTGTGCACCGCACCGGTGGTAAGGCGGTGCTTACCCGGTGTCAGGCGCGGGCATGCCGAACCGTAGAGTCATCCCGAGCGTGCCCCCGCTTTCGACGTACCCGAGGACGGATTCCCCCGATGCCACGTCCTACGAACGCGCAAGTCGCCTATGGAACACTGACCGTTGTCCTCTTCACCCTGGTGGTGCTGCTGCTCACCGACGCCCGCTCGGGCGCCGCGGTGGTGGCGGTCGCCGCGGGCGGACTGGTACTCGGTCTGCTGGTCGCGACGGGGATGGCGGCGAGCAGCCGCAGGACCCCCGCCGCTGCCGCCCGGCCCGCCACCGCTCCCCTGACCTCCGCGGCCGCGGTGCCCAGGGCGCGGGTGCGCACCGGCGCCGCCGCGCAGCGGGTGCGCGAGCACTCCCTGCGGCGCTGACCACCGGGCCCGCACCCCGGGCCACCGGAGGGCGGATCGTCCGGACCACGCGTCAGACGGCGGCCACGACCACGGTCTTGGCCGCTTTGTCGTGCAGGCACTGCCGGAAGGGCCTGTCCCAGGTGCACCAGAGCGAGTCGAGCAGCCAGAAGAGCGGGCCGACCGCGATCACCAGCAGCACCCCGGGCAGCGCGTAGACCGCCGCCCGCGTCCACCCGGTCCTGCTGGGCACCGCGCCGTCGGCCAGCTGCGCCACCCGGATGCCCAGCGCCATCTTGCCCAGCGTCTGCCCGCGGGCAGCCGTCATGGCGCCCTCGTAGGCGAAGTACAGCACGAAGACCAGCGCGGTCAGCAGCACGTCGCCGGCGTAGGAGTAGTCCTCCGGGTCGGTCGGCCCGGCCACCGCGGTGGCCAGCAGCAGGTCGATCCCGATCAGCACCAGCGTGTCGATCACCCGGGCCAGGAAGCGGCTGCCGAGCCGCGCGAGCGGGGGCATACCGTACGGTCGGTCAGCACTCATGACCGATGAGTCAATCAGCCATCCGGGTGGCCGTACAGACCGTGATCCGCCATCGGCCGGCCGTCAGACGACCTGCACCACCACGGTCTTGGCCGCCTTGTCGTGGAGGCCCTGTTTGTACGGCTTGTCAAAGGCGACCGTGATGCCGATGAGCAGGAACCAGACGCAGTAGCAGCAGAAGACCGGCACCCACAGCACCGCCGCGCGCAGTGCGGCGGCGTTGGAGGTGGGGATGTCGCCGTCGGCCAGCATCGCGGTCCGCAGCCCCATCGCCCGCTTGCCCAGCGTCTGGCCGGTGGACCGGGTCATCAGCCACTCGTAGAAGAAGCCGATGCCGGCGGTGAACACCCCGCCGACCGCCGAGCGTCCCCAGTTCACATCGCTGCCGTCCTGCATCCCGACCACCGCCCACTCCAGCAGGTAGCCGGGGATGAGCACCACCACGACGTCGACGATCCGGGCGAAGATCCGCCGGCCGGCCGGCGCCAGCGGGGGCATGCCGGCCAGCGGGTCGGGGCCGGGGCCGGGCCCCTGCGGGCCGCCGGGGTACGGATCGCCGCCGAACGGGTCCTGCGGGCCGCGGCCGTACGGGTCCTGTCCGAAGCCGCCGTCGCCGGGCGGCGGAGCACCGTGGGGGCCGCCCTGACCGTACGGGCCGCCGTCGCCGGGCGGCGGGTTGCCGTACGGGTTGCCCGGCGGCTTGGCGAACGGGTCGTCAGGGGAACCGGGGCCCGGCTGATCGGAACTCATGTCCCGAGTCAAACCCGCGGTTGCCGGCGGCGCCCGCCGTCGCGACCCGTTCGGGGTATGGCGGCGAGCCCGGCCGGCCGGTCAGCCGCCGGCCACGAAGGTGTGGGCCGCCTTGTCGTGCCAGCACTGCTTCCACGGCCGGTCGAAGAGACACCACAGCACCCCGGCGACGCCGATGACCAGCAGATCGAGCAGCACATACGTCAGCCAGCGGCGCAGACTCGCGCCGAAGCCGGGCGGCTGCTGCGCCTCGATGTCCAGCACGTGCAGGCCGACCAGCTTCTTGCCCAGCGTCCGGCCCCACTTGGCGGTGGGCAGCACCTCCAGGAGCAGCCCGGCCAGCACCGCCACCACCAGCACCGCGCCCAACTGCGTGCCGGTGGTGCCGTCGATGAGCCACACCTTGACCGTCTCACCGGTCAGCTTCGCCGCGTCCACCTTGTCCTTGGCGTGGTGGTAGGCGGCGCTGCCGAGCGGTACGGCCGCGGCGCCGACCACCACGGCTGCCACCACCGTGTCGATCACCCGGGCGGCGAACCGCCGGACCAGCCCGCCGGGCCGCTCCTGGCTGAGCGCGCTCGCGAACGGGTCCGCGGCGGGGGGCCGCCAGGGGAGCACGGCGTCCGGGCGGCCCGGCCCCGGCCCCTGCCGGGCGAGGTCGTGCACCTGGGCCGCCCACGGGGGGCTGGACTGCGGTGCGGGCCGTGGCGCCGGCCGG
Protein-coding regions in this window:
- a CDS encoding RDD family protein, producing the protein MHDLARQGPGPGRPDAVLPWRPPAADPFASALSQERPGGLVRRFAARVIDTVVAAVVVGAAAVPLGSAAYHHAKDKVDAAKLTGETVKVWLIDGTTGTQLGAVLVVAVLAGLLLEVLPTAKWGRTLGKKLVGLHVLDIEAQQPPGFGASLRRWLTYVLLDLLVIGVAGVLWCLFDRPWKQCWHDKAAHTFVAGG
- a CDS encoding RDD family protein, producing the protein MSSDQPGPGSPDDPFAKPPGNPYGNPPPGDGGPYGQGGPHGAPPPGDGGFGQDPYGRGPQDPFGGDPYPGGPQGPGPGPDPLAGMPPLAPAGRRIFARIVDVVVVLIPGYLLEWAVVGMQDGSDVNWGRSAVGGVFTAGIGFFYEWLMTRSTGQTLGKRAMGLRTAMLADGDIPTSNAAALRAAVLWVPVFCCYCVWFLLIGITVAFDKPYKQGLHDKAAKTVVVQVV
- a CDS encoding RDD family protein, whose protein sequence is MSADRPYGMPPLARLGSRFLARVIDTLVLIGIDLLLATAVAGPTDPEDYSYAGDVLLTALVFVLYFAYEGAMTAARGQTLGKMALGIRVAQLADGAVPSRTGWTRAAVYALPGVLLVIAVGPLFWLLDSLWCTWDRPFRQCLHDKAAKTVVVAAV